A single region of the Ahaetulla prasina isolate Xishuangbanna chromosome 13, ASM2864084v1, whole genome shotgun sequence genome encodes:
- the LOC131184502 gene encoding immunoglobulin superfamily containing leucine-rich repeat protein-like isoform X2, translated as MDPFTCLLITLLFVGVQSCPEVCRCVAKPKYERYVADCSYQDLQVVPQDFSSNTTTLTLSVNHIATLGEESFANLARLQGLWLSYNEIGTIAEGTFAVLVHLRALDLSHNQIMNFPWADLSNLTTLQLLKLSNNHLEKIPPEAFQSLKDLRSLWLSNNRLATLSDGTFSSMPKLAQLQINNNPFDCTCKIWWLDGWLQSTPVSIPEKKSVTCATPEKQKGLVLGRSLKLDCALPTVQLVYHSSLGDSKLKDGLTLQLHCNAVGKPPPKIRWKIQTVNQHVAIDGPNVEREEHLLLDPAGSVPSRGRFLVFKNGSMAVTKFSKDSEGIYTCQAYNDVGSREAFVHVALAGSEKPTTFLKNHLQANKNPNQSCDIKDDRTSEENVKFVYLTPTVPKTDCNGGTQRQLALGSLFLFCLLAHYS; from the coding sequence ATGGATCCCTTCACCTGCTTGCTAATCACATTGCTCTTTGTGGGGGTCCAGAGCTGTCCGGAGGTGTGTCGTTGTGTAGCAAAGCCGAAATACGAGCGATATGTTGCAGACTGCTCTTATCAAGATCTCCAGGTGGTTCCTCAGGACTTCTCCTCCAACACCACCACCCTCACCCTCTCTGTCAACCACATTGCCACGCTGGGGGAAGAATCCTTCGCCAACCTGGCAAGACTACAAGGTCTGTGGCTCTCCTACAATGAAATTGGCACCATCGCTGAGGGTACCTTTGCTGTTTTGGTACACCTCCGAGCTCTTGATCTCAGTCACAATCAGATTATGAACTTCCCCTGGGCAGACCTCTCCAACCTCACAACTCTGCAACTGCTGAAGCTCAGCAACAACCACCTGGAGAAGATCCCTCCAGAAGCTTTTCAATCCCTTAAGGACCTTCGTTCTCTCTGGCTCAGTAACAATCGGCTGGCTACCCTCTCGGACGGGACCTTCAGTTCCATGCCTAAGTTAGCTCAGCTGCAAATCAACAACAACCCCTTTGACTGCACCTGTAAAATCTGGTGGTTGGATGGATGGCTACAGAGCACGCCGGTTTCAATTCCGGAGAAGAAGTCTGTGACATGTGCCACGCCGGAGAAACAGAAAGGTCTCGTTCTTGGGAGATCCTTGAAGCTAGACTGCGCCCTTCCAACGGTGCAGTTGGTCTATCATTCCAGCTTGGGGGACAGTAAGTTGAAGGATGGGCTTACCCTTCAATTGCACTGCAATGCGGTCGGTAAACCCCCGCCGAAGATCAGGTGGAAAATCCAGACAGTCAATCAACATGTGGCCATCGATGGGCCCAACGTTGAAAGAGAAGAGCATCTGTTACTAGATCCTGCAGGCTCCGTGCCGAGCAGAGGACGCTTCCTGGTCTTCAAAAATGGATCCATGGCGGTCACCAAATTCAGCAAGGATAGCGAAGGCATTTATACTTGCCAGGCCTATAACGATGTTGGGTCTCGGGAGGCTTTTGTTCATGTGGCTTTGGCCGGCTCCGAGAAGCCCACCACTTTCCTCAAGAACCATCTCCAAGCCAACAAGAATCCAAACCAAAGTTGTGACATCAAAGACGACCGGACCTCCGAAGAAAATGTGAAGTTTGTCTATTTGACTCCCACCGTGCCCAAGACTGATTGCAATGGAGGAACTCAACGCCAGTTGGCTCTCGGGAGCTTATTTCTGTTCTGCTTGCTTGCCCATTACAGCTAA
- the LOC131184502 gene encoding immunoglobulin superfamily containing leucine-rich repeat protein-like isoform X1 has protein sequence MFIEVFFPKHRKREDRGAWKKLNGEKAMDPFTCLLITLLFVGVQSCPEVCRCVAKPKYERYVADCSYQDLQVVPQDFSSNTTTLTLSVNHIATLGEESFANLARLQGLWLSYNEIGTIAEGTFAVLVHLRALDLSHNQIMNFPWADLSNLTTLQLLKLSNNHLEKIPPEAFQSLKDLRSLWLSNNRLATLSDGTFSSMPKLAQLQINNNPFDCTCKIWWLDGWLQSTPVSIPEKKSVTCATPEKQKGLVLGRSLKLDCALPTVQLVYHSSLGDSKLKDGLTLQLHCNAVGKPPPKIRWKIQTVNQHVAIDGPNVEREEHLLLDPAGSVPSRGRFLVFKNGSMAVTKFSKDSEGIYTCQAYNDVGSREAFVHVALAGSEKPTTFLKNHLQANKNPNQSCDIKDDRTSEENVKFVYLTPTVPKTDCNGGTQRQLALGSLFLFCLLAHYS, from the exons ATGTTTATAGAGGTTTTCTTCCCGAAACATCGCAAGAGAGAAGACAGGGGAGCTtggaaaaag CTAAACGGGGAGAAAGCGATGGATCCCTTCACCTGCTTGCTAATCACATTGCTCTTTGTGGGGGTCCAGAGCTGTCCGGAGGTGTGTCGTTGTGTAGCAAAGCCGAAATACGAGCGATATGTTGCAGACTGCTCTTATCAAGATCTCCAGGTGGTTCCTCAGGACTTCTCCTCCAACACCACCACCCTCACCCTCTCTGTCAACCACATTGCCACGCTGGGGGAAGAATCCTTCGCCAACCTGGCAAGACTACAAGGTCTGTGGCTCTCCTACAATGAAATTGGCACCATCGCTGAGGGTACCTTTGCTGTTTTGGTACACCTCCGAGCTCTTGATCTCAGTCACAATCAGATTATGAACTTCCCCTGGGCAGACCTCTCCAACCTCACAACTCTGCAACTGCTGAAGCTCAGCAACAACCACCTGGAGAAGATCCCTCCAGAAGCTTTTCAATCCCTTAAGGACCTTCGTTCTCTCTGGCTCAGTAACAATCGGCTGGCTACCCTCTCGGACGGGACCTTCAGTTCCATGCCTAAGTTAGCTCAGCTGCAAATCAACAACAACCCCTTTGACTGCACCTGTAAAATCTGGTGGTTGGATGGATGGCTACAGAGCACGCCGGTTTCAATTCCGGAGAAGAAGTCTGTGACATGTGCCACGCCGGAGAAACAGAAAGGTCTCGTTCTTGGGAGATCCTTGAAGCTAGACTGCGCCCTTCCAACGGTGCAGTTGGTCTATCATTCCAGCTTGGGGGACAGTAAGTTGAAGGATGGGCTTACCCTTCAATTGCACTGCAATGCGGTCGGTAAACCCCCGCCGAAGATCAGGTGGAAAATCCAGACAGTCAATCAACATGTGGCCATCGATGGGCCCAACGTTGAAAGAGAAGAGCATCTGTTACTAGATCCTGCAGGCTCCGTGCCGAGCAGAGGACGCTTCCTGGTCTTCAAAAATGGATCCATGGCGGTCACCAAATTCAGCAAGGATAGCGAAGGCATTTATACTTGCCAGGCCTATAACGATGTTGGGTCTCGGGAGGCTTTTGTTCATGTGGCTTTGGCCGGCTCCGAGAAGCCCACCACTTTCCTCAAGAACCATCTCCAAGCCAACAAGAATCCAAACCAAAGTTGTGACATCAAAGACGACCGGACCTCCGAAGAAAATGTGAAGTTTGTCTATTTGACTCCCACCGTGCCCAAGACTGATTGCAATGGAGGAACTCAACGCCAGTTGGCTCTCGGGAGCTTATTTCTGTTCTGCTTGCTTGCCCATTACAGCTAA
- the LOC131184819 gene encoding immunoglobulin superfamily containing leucine-rich repeat protein 2-like, which yields MAFLPQLPRPKMVAALLLRAWLAASAFWWSPSAGCPEPCACVDKYAQQFADCAYKDLQTVPSGLPSNVTTLSLSANKITALARGTFAEVTQVTSLWLAHNQIRAVEEGTLAVLGLLKNLDVSHNQISDFPWADLRNLSALQLLKMNNNRMVHLPAGAFSSLSDLRSLRINNNFFSGLAEGTFDPLTSLSHLQIYNNPFNCTCQLMWLKNWTEHTLISIPEREAITCAAPEAWKGQPLLNVPYMRCAAPAVRLSSQPDLQSLAYGSSLALHCHAEGLPRPELTWRIQASGQTLEIAGSEADRLNALPPAGAGERQSFRAFPNGTLLLPHLGKKEEGTYTCVASNEMGSNQSSLHVALADAAPKDKESVGSPKTEAKAPPGERKASKNSVMKPEEKRKLLWPPGPGAARDPDRHSGGTEAEPSESDSGADAPSLPAGFEPRCGGGGRVGGAGPIQLPRYVSNHAFNQSSELKPQSFELGVIALDVSEREAKVQITPFSGREKGQLRRLYLCQESRRGAPPTLVRWSQIEEGLNAYWFRGLVPGTNYSVCLSFAGGEDCQVQVVFSTKKEVPSLLIIVVVSAFLLALATLPLLGATCCHLLSKYQGKTYRLILRAQNPADQMEKHMAADFDPRASYLESEKNYQPSEVGRGELEEEEDDEEEEEEEGRASEGGGQLARDPSLAAGSMAESQSKANQEEFEGGSEYSDRLPLGAEAVNISQEINGNYKPPPR from the exons ATGGCTTTCCTGCCACAGCTGCCCAG ACCCAAGATGGTGGCCGCGCTCCTGCTGCGCGCTTGGCTGGCGGCCTCGGCTTTCTGGTGGTCGCCCAGCGCCGGCTGCCCGGAGCCTTGCGCCTGTGTGGACAAATATGCGCAACAGTTTGCCGACTGCGCTTACAAAGACCTGCAGACGGTGCCGTCGGGGCTGCCTTCCAACGTGACCACCCTCAGCCTCTCCGCCAACAAGATCACGGCGCTGGCCCGGGGCACCTTTGCCGAGGTCACCCAAGTCACTTCGCTCTGGCTGGCCCATAACCAGATCCGCGCCGTCGAGGAAGGCACGCTGGCCGTGCTGGGCCTTCTGAAGAATCTGGACGTCAGCCACAACCAGATCTCGGACTTCCCCTGGGCCGACCTGCGCAACCTCAGCGCCCTGCAGCTGCTCAAGATGAATAACAACCGGATGGTCCACCTGCCCGCGGGGGCCTTCAGCTCCCTGAGCGACTTGCGCTCTTTGCGCATCAACAACAACTTCTTCAGCGGCCTGGCCGAGGGCACCTTCGACCCGCTGACCTCGCTCTCCCACCTGCAGATCTACAACAACCCCTTCAACTGCACCTGCCAGCTCATGTGGCTGAAGAACTGGACGGAGCACACCTTGATCTCCATTCCGGAAAGGGAGGCCATCACCTGCGCCGCTCCCGAGGCCTGGAAGGGCCAGCCACTGCTCAACGTCCCCTACATGCGCTGCGCCGCGCCCGCCGTACGCCTCAGCTCCCAGCCGGACCTGCAGAGCCTGGCCTACGGTTCCTCGCTAGCTTTGCACTGCCACGCCGAGGGGCTCCCGCGGCCCGAGCTCACCTGGCGGATCCAAGCCTCCGGACAGACGCTGGAGATCGCGGGCAGTGAGGCTGACCGGTTGAACGCGCTGCCCCCGGCCGGCGCGGGGGAGAGGCAGAGCTTCCGCGCCTTCCCCAACGGCACTTTGCTGCTCCCTCACCTGGGCAAGAAGGAGGAAGGCACCTACACCTGCGTGGCCTCCAACGAGATGGGCAGCAACCAAAGCTCGCTGCACGTGGCTCTGGCCGACGCCGCCCCCAAGGATAAGGAGTCCGTCGGCAGCCCCAAGACCGAGGCCAAGGCGCCGCCCGGAGAGCGCAAAGCGTCCAAGAACAGCGTGATGAAGCCGGAGGAAAAGCGCAAGCTCCTCTGGCCGCCGGGCCCAGGCGCTGCGCGCGATCCTGACAGGCACAGCGGCGGCACGGAGGCCGAGCCCAGCGAATCCGACTCGGGGGCCGACGCGCCCTCTCTGCCGGCCGGCTTCGAGCCTCGCTGCGGCGGCGGCGGTAGAGTCGGCGGCGCAGGACCGATCCAGCTGCCGCGGTACGTCTCCAACCACGCGTTCAACCAGAGCTCGGAGCTGAAGCCGCAGAGCTTCGAGCTGGGCGTCATCGCGCTGGACGTGTCGGAGCGCGAAGCCAAGGTGCAGATCACCCCTTTCTCCGGCCGGGAGAAGGGTCAGCTGCGCCGGCTCTACCTGTGCCAGGAGAGCCGTCGGGGGGCGCCGCCGACGCTGGTGCGGTGGTCGCAGATCGAGGAGGGCCTGAACGCCTATTGGTTCCGAGGCCTCGTCCCGGGCACCAACTACTCGGTGTGCCTGAGCTTCGCGGGGGGCGAGGACTGCCAGGTGCAGGTGGTCTTCAGCACCAAGAAGGAGGTGCCTTCCCTGCTGATCATCGTAGTGGTCAGCGCCTTCCTGCTGGCTCTGGCCACCCTCCCGCTGCTGGGCGCCACctgctgccacctgctctccaaGTACCAGGGCAAGACCTACCGCCTGATCCTCCGGGCACAGAACCCGGCCGACCAGATGGAGAAGCACATGGCAGCCGACTTCGACCCCCGGGCGTCTTACCTGGAGTCGGAGAAGAACTACCAGCCCAGCGAGGTGGGCCGGGGGGAgctggaagaggaggaagatgacgaggaggaagaggaagaagaggggagggccAGCGAGGGCGGGGGGCAACTGGCCAGGGACCCCAGCTTGGCGGCTGGCTCCATGGCAGAATCCCAGTCCAAAGCCAATCAGGAGGAGTTCGAAGGGGGCTCCGAGTACAGCGACCGCCTCCCGCTCGGGGCCGAGGCCGTGAATATCTCCCAGGAGATCAACGGCAACTACAAGCCCCCGCCTCGCTGA
- the PML gene encoding protein PML, with product MEGDFQFLLCHRCQREAKNPKLLACLHTLCTQCLEDYKPLGQCPVCGSPAQASDRFPLQDNLLFSSLQAKLNTYQKIVSNQELVCNLCKEAAEFWCSECLEFLCLKCHEAHQWYLKQKSHETQRLADLRKETAQSFLEGARKSCTLFCAEPTHNNQVISIYCRGCCKPLCCCCALLDGEHYNAKLYSDIRVEIENRKQELTKLKEELVEKKRSSESTHNNVHERLKKLEKVRNETRELIQKKVKDMVHWIQKKGEELLEKVDRRLCQEQEEAKKKLESMEQVLKRMEASEQLVEKMDLFASDQEMIDMHPFIKESLERLKKEKLPVSSFRIQVENFDEVQRELQTLLKRVKGEDAFGCTVSTPGSCSSMVNSESLQNENLQAKSPGMKKQRPTYTLSVAKTSQGFTTSITGISPTKRPIAQLEKSIQASPKMMKLEEHDCDAPEVTDQQGQEDVPSSRQHSFRESTPEHQYREAAKLLVLREDSPPAICESEVASIVISSSEDTEDDV from the exons ATGGAGGGCGACTTCCAGTTCCTCTTGTGCCACAGATGCCAGAGAGAAGCCAAGAACCCCAAACTCCTAGCCTGCTTGCACACCCTCTGCACTCAATGCCTTGAGGATTACAAGCCCCTTGGGCAGTGCCCGGTGTGCGGCAGCCCCGCCCAGGCCTCGGACAGATTTCCACTTCAGGATAACTTGcttttctccagcctccaggccAAGCTGAACACCTATCAGAAGATTGTCAGCAATCAAGAGCTGGTTTGcaacctctgcaaagaagcggcGGAGTTTTGGTGTTCGGAGTGCTTGGAGTTCCTGTGCCTGAAGTGTCATGAAGCCCACCAGTGGTACTTGAAGCAGAAAAGCCACGAGACCCAACGGCTGGCCGACCTGAGGAAGGAGACGGCCCAGAGTTTTCTCGAAGGGGCGAGGAAGTCTTGTACCCTCTTTTGTGCTGAGCCCACCCACAACAACCAGGTCATAAG CATCTATTGTCGTGGCTGCTGCAAACCGCTCTGTTGCTGTTGTGCCCTGCTCGACGGAGAACATTACAACGCCAAGCTTTACAGTGACATCCGCGTGGAAATTGAGAACCGGAAGCAGGAACTGACCAAGCTGAAGGAGGAGCTGGTGGAGAAGAAGAGGAGTTCCGAGAGTACCCACAACAATGTCCATGAGCGACTGAAGAAGCTGGAGAAGGTCCGGAACGAGACCCGTGAGTTGATCCAGAAGAAGGTGAAGGACATGGTCCATTGGATCCAGAAGAAGGGGGAGGAACTTTTGGAGAAAGTGGACCGGCGTCTCTGCCAGGAGCAAGAAGAAGCCAAGAAGAAGCTGGAGTCCATGGAGCAGGTCCTCAAGCGAATGGAGGCCAGCGAGCAGCTGGTGGAGAAGATGGACCTTTTTGCCTCCGACCAAGAGATGATAGACATGCATCCCTTCATCAAGGAGTCCCTGGAGAGGCTCAAGAAAGAGAAGCTGCCTGTTTCCAGCTTTCGGATCCAAGTGGAGAACTTCGATGAGGTCCAAAGGGAGCTCCAAACTCTGCTTAAGAGAGTCAAAGGAGAAG ATGCTTTTGGGTGTACAGTTTCCACGCCCGGATCTTGCAGTTCCATGGTCAATTCG GAAAGTCTGCAGAATGAGAATCTTCAAGCCAAATCTCCAGGGATGAAAAAACAGAGGCCTACGTACACCCTCAGTGTTGCCAAAACATCGCAGGGCTTT ACAACGTCCATTACCGGTATCTCACCCACCAAGCGACCAATAGCCCAGTTGGAGAAGTCCATCCAGGCTTCTCCCAAGATGATGAAGTTGGAAGAACACGACTGTGACGCTCCTGAGGTCACCGACCAGCAAGGCCAGGAGGACGTCCCCAGCTCTCGACAGCATTCGTTCCGTGAATCGACGCCAGAGCATCAGTACAGAGAAGCCGCCAAATTGTTGGTGCTCAGAGAAGATTCCCCTCCTGCGATCTGTGAATCAG AGGTTGCCAGTATTGTGATCAGTAGCTCCGAAGACACCGAAGATGACGTG tga